One window of Nymphaea colorata isolate Beijing-Zhang1983 chromosome 1, ASM883128v2, whole genome shotgun sequence genomic DNA carries:
- the LOC116252925 gene encoding histone-lysine N-methyltransferase, H3 lysine-9 specific SUVH1-like: MEPKGSNWLPTSSLPPGSTALPTSSSPPASTTVPASSSPPGSTAVPSSSSPPASAAVPVSSSQPASTAVPASSSPPVRPLRPQPPSDGFSGVTMRRPSYYSFMADRPSSRLLLGWRTQDPAVIRYDPRATSPTPTFPSPMVRSPPPRRCRLPAPQGSYMPVTEHGTPGFITPSPDVLKTPRHHGCGLSSFSLSHGHPSASDMSTPQQVPTIISPSGTSASSSSSYFRTEAPYEHVSYGRGPTQATETRRVGDITDSIISKFDFRIGDTQEAGSRSAGRSGRLIFQEAPIDRESVERTLMVYHALRRRYLQLEEAEIKKDGDRRHNSFHAHLQAAVKMKDKKLRLTEEKRLTEEKRIGTIPGVEVGDMYYYRAEMTMIGLHSPGEAGIDYTTIKLNGVEDTVAISIVTFSGHEGDVDDGEVLIYRGHGGHKKGKKTPDDQKLERGNLALDRSMNRGVKIRVTRGFKDPTHMTRKVYVYDGLYKIMESWMEKNSEGFNVYKCKLVRLPGQPTLGSLIWKLTQRWKENPSCRDEALATDISMGRETNPICLVNGVDDERELPPFVYISKLRNAVAIRLSRPARACKCVERCKPMTDALCSCFRANGNEFPYANNGTLVRRMPVVFECGSSCTCVCGCPNRVSQQGLYFHFEVFRTRDRGWGLRSWDLIPAGAFVCELAGEVTTREKVLTDGDDEYVFDTERATARPLEWEGMYEVIGEARPQSSGIDVGAISIVADARRTGNLSRFINHSCSPNVFWQLVVYDRHGLIFPRVVFFAMKNIPPLTELTYDYGVSGKPEAGKKCLCGSANCRGRFG; encoded by the coding sequence ATGGAGCCGAAAGGATCGAACTGGCTGCCCACTTCATCCTTACCACCTGGATCAACCGCCCTTCCGACTTCATCCTCACCACCTGCGTCGACCACCGTCCCTGCTTCATCCTCACCACCTGGATCAACCGCCGTCCCCAGTTCATCCTCACCACCTGCGTCGGCCGCCGTCCCCGTTTCATCCTCACAACCTGCGTCGACCGCCGTCCCCGCTTCATCATCACCACCTGTTCGCCCCCTACGCCCGCAGCCTCCATCGGACGGGTTTAGCGGCGTGACGATGCGCAGGCCTTCCTATTATAGTTTCATGGCTGACCGTCCCTCTAGCCGTCTACTGCTTGGTTGGCGAACTCAGGATCCCGCAGTCATACGCTACGATCCCCGTGCCACTTCTCCGACACCAACTTTTCCTAGTCCCATGGTTCGCAGCCCTCCGCCTCGGAGGTGTCGTCTTCCGGCGCCACAAGGTTCCTACATGCCTGTAACTGAGCATGGGACTCCGGGTTTCATAACTCCTTCTCCAGACGTATTAAAAACTCCACGCCATCACGGTTGTGGCTTGTCGAGCTTTAGTTTATCTCATGGCCACCCTTCTGCATCAGATATGTCTACTCCCCAACAAGTGCCAACAATAATTTCCCCTTCCGGCACTTCagcttcatcatcttcatcttacTTCAGAACAGAGGCGCCTTATGAGCACGTGAGCTACGGCCGGGGTCCAACTCAGGCGACCGAAACAAGGCGCGTCGGCGACATCACTGACTCCATTATTAGCAAATTCGATTTCAGGATCGGTGACACACAGGAAGCTGGTAGCCGCAGCGCCGGCAGAAGTGGCAGACTCATCTTCCAGGAGGCCCCTATCGATCGAGAGTCTGTGGAGAGGACGTTAATGGTGTACCATGCTCTAAGACGGAGATACCTCCAACTGGAAGAGGCTGAGATCAAAAAGGACGGCGACCGCCGCCATAATAGCTTCCACGCCCATCTTCAGGCCGCCGTAAAGATGAAGGATAAGAAGCTTCGACTGACCGAAGAGAAGCGACTGACCGAAGAGAAGCGCATAGGAACGATTCCAGGAGTGGAAGTTGGCGACATGTACTATTACCGTGCGGAGATGACCATGATTGGACTTCATTCGCCCGGAGAAGCAGGCATAGATTACACGACGATCAAATTGAACGGAGTGGAAGACACCGTCGCCATAAGCATAGTCACGTTCAGCGGCCATGAAGGCGACGTCGACGACGGGGAGGTCCTCATTTACAGAGGCCATGGCGGTCacaagaaagggaagaagaccCCCGACGATCAGAAGCTAGAGAGAGGAAACCTGGCGCTAGATCGAAGCATGAACAGGGGAGTAAAAATCCGCGTCACCCGCGGATTCAAAGACCCGACGCACATGACCAGGAAGGTGTACGTCTACGACGGACTGTACAAGATCATGGAATCATGGATGGAGAAAAACAGCGAGGGCTTCAACGTGTATAAGTGCAAGCTAGTGAGGCTACCAGGGCAGCCTACTCTGGGCAGCCTGATATGGAAACTGACGCAGAGATGGAAGGAGAATCCATCTTGCAGAGATGAAGCATTAGCTACTGACATATCTATGGGCCGGGAGACGAATCCGATCTGCCTCGTCAATGGCGTGGATGATGAGCGCGAGCTGCCACCTTTCGTCTACATCAGCAAACTGCGGAATGCCGTCGCCATCCGCTTATCCAGGCCGGCCCGTGCTTGCAAATGTGTGGAAAGATGCAAGCCCATGACGGATGCATTGTGCAGTTGCTTTCGAGCCAACGGCAACGAGTTTCCATATGCCAACAACGGAACTCTGGTTCGCCGGATGCCGGTGGTTTTCGAGTGCGGAAGCAGCTGTACGTGCGTCTGCGGCTGCCCCAACAGAGTTTCTCAGCAGGGTCTGTATTTCCATTTCGAGGTGTTCAGAACGCGGGACAGAGGATGGGGGCTGCGTAGTTGGGATCTCATACCCGCCGGCGCATTCGTCTGCGAACTTGCAGGTGAAGTAACGACAAGGGAGAAGGTCCTGACAGATGGGGACGACGAGTATGTGTTCGATACTGAACGTGCGACTGCAAGGCCGTTAGAGTGGGAGGGCATGTATGAAGTTATCGGTGAAGCGAGGCCGCAGAGTTCCGGCATAGATGTGGGGGCTATTTCCATCGTGGCCGACGCTCGGAGAACGGGCAACCTCTCTCGCTTCATCAACCATAGTTGTTCGCCGAACGTCTTCTGGCAGCTGGTGGTGTACGACAGGCATGGCTTGATCTTTCCCCGCGTCGTCTTCTTCGCGATGAAGAACATTCCGCCGCTGACGGAGTTAACTTACGACTATGGAGTCAGTGGGAAACCGGAGGCCGGCAAAAAATGCTTGTGCGGCTCAGCAAATTGCAGAGGCAGGTTCGGGTAG
- the LOC116246436 gene encoding probable arabinosyltransferase ARAD1: MAGKRVSFPNPRNYPSSSSPWAKPSTLIFGLTVAVLILTSFLFYSYTRQQNPRFAITNSYARYTVPQYSFVASLEEFLNTRAPLLGSERESDGSAAAGSSKFGADPVFDERALDPSVLKVYVYEMPSKFTYDLLWLFRNTYKETENLTSNGSPVHRLIEQHSIDYWLWADLIAPEPSRLLKNVIRVQSQEEADLFYIPFFTTISFFLMEKQQCKRLYREALKWVTDQPSWKRSEGRDHILPVHHPWSFKSVRRFMKKAIWLLPDMDSTGNWYKPGQVYLEKDVILPYVANVDVCDAKCLSVTESQRKTLIFFRGRLKRNAGGKIRAKLVDELRNKESVIIEEGTIGQAGKKASQDGMRSSVFCLSPAGDTPSSARLFDAIVSGCIPVIVSDELELPFEGLLNYNKMAVFVSSRDALQPGWLLAHLKAIDPSQIRDMRVNLAQSVRHFLYSSPAQPLGPEDLTWRMIAGKLLNIKLHIRRSQRMVEGSRNVCTCECRVGNRTTTSPQDP; this comes from the exons ATGGCGGGGAAGCGCGTCTCTTTCCCAAACCCTAGGAATtatccttcctcctcctccccctggGCTAAGCCTTCCACTCTCATATTCGGCCTCACGGTCGCCGTCCTGATCCTcacctccttcctcttctactCCTACACTCGCCAGCAGAACCCTAGATTTGCCATCACCAACTCTTACGCTCGATACACAGTCCCCCAATACTCCTTCGTTGCTTCCCTTGAGGAATTCCTCAACACTAGGGCGCCATTGCTGGGATCTGAGCGGGAATCGGACGGAAGTGCAGCGGCTGGATCCTCGAAGTTCGGGGCCGATCCGGTTTTCGACGAGCGGGCGCTTGATCCATCGGTGCTTAAGGTTTATGTTTATGAAATGCCGTCGAAGTTCACGTACGATCTGTTGTGGCTATTTAGAAATACGTACAAAGAGACCGAGAATCTGACTTCGAACGGTAGTCCTGTCCACAGACTGATTGAACAG CATTCAATTGATTATTGGCTGTGGGCAGACTTGATTGCTCCTGAACCTTCAAGGCTGTTGAAGAATGTGATTCGGGTTCAAAGTCAAGAGGAGGCAGACCTGTTCTACATTCCATTCTTCACAACTATCAGCTTCTTTTTAATGGAGAAGCAGCAATGCAAGAGACTATACAGG GAGGCATTGAAATGGGTCACAGACCAGCCGTCTTGGAAAAGATCTGAAGGGAGGGATCATATACTACCTGTTCACCATCCGTGGTCTTTCAAATCTGTCAGGAGATTTATGAAGAAAGCCATTTGGCTTCTACCTGATATGGACTCAACAGGCAACTG GTACAAGCCTGGTCAAGTATATCTGGAAAAGGATGTGATTCTTCCATATGTTGCTAACGTTGATGTTTGTGATGCCAAATGCTTATCAGTAACAGAATCTCAAAGGAAGACTCTGATCTTCTTTCGTGGAAGGCTGAAAAGGAATGCT GGAGGAAAAATTCGGGCCAAACTTGTGGATGAACTCAGAAACAAGGAGAGTGTTATTATTGAGGAGGGAACTATTGGTCAAGCAGGGAAAAAAGCTTCTCAGGATGGCATGCGCAG CTCCGTTTTCTGCTTAAGTCCTGCTGGCGACACTCCATCATCAGCTAGGTTGTTTGATGCTATTGTTAGTGGATGCATCCCTGTTATTGTTAGTGATGAACTAGAACTCCCCTTTGAAGGATTACTTAATTACAATAAG ATGGCGGTATTTGTTTCATCACGTGATGCTTTACAACCAGGCTGGCTTCTTGCACACTTAAAGGCTATTGATCCTAGTCAAATCAGAGATATGCGTGTCAATCTTGCTCAG TCTGTCAGGCATTTTCTTTATTCAAGTCCAGCTCAACCATTGGGTCCGGAGGATTTGACCTGGCGAATG ATAGCAGGGAAGCTCCTGAACATCAAATTGCACATTCGTCGCTCCCAGCGAATGGTTGAAGGATCAAGGAACGTGTGCACGTGCGAGTGCAGGGTAGGAAATCGTACTACGACCAGTCCTCAGGACCCCTAA